The genomic interval TTTAAAccgaaaataatagaaaaaagaaagtatttctgTATTAATGGATCCAGGCAGTTTGAACTTATGCAGAagtttgtaagtttctttttcagttttcctaAATTGGAATTGATGTCTTCAGATAAGCTTTGCTAATCAGGAGGATAAATTTTCCCTACTCTCTCCTTTTCCATTCATCTTCTCTCATCTCATGTTCCCTCTCCTGTCTGTCTATAGTTTATATTAATTTACTTAATCTTTACACTTTTCCCAAACTCTttggattttcattttatatttctgcTTACTTGCTTTATCATACAAAGCCAACTTGcatagtttcattttctttataaattgcctcaacaaagaattaataatcaaataaaatatcacttaatCACTGTTTTGTAATTATACTAGTTTAGAATATATTCAAATGAAGTGTACATCATTCCATAGGAACACAGTGAAATAATCAGAGCTTCATATTGTTCTTGTTCATGagaataattatttctttaattcacATAGGAAATGTATGGAGCTCATCACATTTACCTGTCATTCAGATCAAGCTAAAAATCAAGAAGCTAAAAATCAAATGATGTACCCAGTATCTAGTCAGACTCACAGCTTCTGTCCCAAGATAATTACTCGTAGTGAAGCACAGGACCCGAGGGATTCATTAGGCACAGGACCAACCTTGGAACACTATTTTCATTTCTTGGCTACTTCTAAAATTCATTGTCTTgactatgagcctatggggaagaAAACGTCTGTAAAGGAGACAACGGAAAATAGAAAGACATTATTGCATGTTGAATTATAGAAAAAGTCTATGATATTAGTAGTCAGCACTTGTGATTTCCAGGATAACCAGCAGAGAGGCAGCATTCCACCGTTGTACACACTTCAACACTTTCTGTTCATTTGGTGGTGTGTCAGTGGGAATGACAATTGTACCAGTGGAAGGAATATGAATATAAAGTCAGGATAACAATGGAACTGTAGAAGtcatgattttcattttaaaatatgattagtAGAAATAGAGACATTTTCAGTTGAATAATCTGTCGTTTAAAAAATAGtaccaaagaataaaataaaattcataattttttatATACTTTAACTTATATTTtccttagaaaaataatttaaaacaccCAATACATTTCATCTcgtatttctatttattctttacaTACATTTTTGCTCCAGCTTATCAGTAAGTTTAATATACTTTGATAGTTGTTGGGAAAAAATCCATGTGGAGAGGGGCAGAGATTTTCATCCAGCTCTTGTCTTCAGAGGTCCCTTTTTCCTTGTGATCATGTTCATTTCTTTGAGGAAAAGAGGACTCTCTGGACCATGGTTTTGAAGGCTTGCTTCACTTGTTGGTTCCTCAGCGTATAGATGAAGGGGTTCAGGAGAGGAGCCACTGAGGTGTTGAGCACGGCTACTCCCTTGCTTAAAGTCACTCTCTCCCTTGCAGAAGGCTTAATGTACATGAAGATGCAGCTGCCATAGGAGAGGGAGACAACAATCATATGGGAGGAGCAAGTGGAAAaggcctttttcctttgatttgtAGAAGGAATTCTCAGAATTGTCCGAATGATGTTTGTGTAGGAGAGAATAATTAATGTCAAGGTGACCATGAGTGTTACCACAGCTAACAAAAATGCCATGAGTTCTAGAAAGTGAGTGTTTGAGCAAGAAAGTTGCAAAATTGGAGAAGAGTCACAGATGAAGTGGTCAATTATATTGGAGGCACAAAAGTCTAACTGCAGCAGAAGGATAATTGGTGGAAAGATTATCAGGAATCCTGCAAACCATGAGCTAAAGACAAGAAGAATGCATACGCGGTTGCTCATGATTGTTGTGTAGTGGAGAGGTTTGCAGATGGCCACGTAGCGATCATAGGACATGGCAGCCAGAAGGTAAAAT from Peromyscus maniculatus bairdii isolate BWxNUB_F1_BW_parent chromosome 18, HU_Pman_BW_mat_3.1, whole genome shotgun sequence carries:
- the LOC102908537 gene encoding LOW QUALITY PROTEIN: olfactory receptor 6C75-like (The sequence of the model RefSeq protein was modified relative to this genomic sequence to represent the inferred CDS: inserted 1 base in 1 codon) — translated: MSLEAETIMRNSTSVTNFILLGLTNDPQWQLVIFTFLLVTYMLSVTGNLIIIILTLSDAHLMTPMYFFLRNFSFLEISFTSVCIPRFLVTIVTGDRTISYNGCVAQLFFFIFLGXTEFYLLAAMSYDRYVAICKPLHYTTIMSNRVCILLVFSSWFAGFLIIFPPIILLLQLDFCASNIIDHFICDSSPILQLSCSNTHFLELMAFLLAVVTLMVTLTLIILSYTNIIRTILRIPSTNQRKKAFSTCSSHMIVVSLSYGSCIFMYIKPSARERVTLSKGVAVLNTSVAPLLNPFIYTLRNQQVKQAFKTMVQRVLFSSKK